The following are from one region of the Microbacterium sp. BK668 genome:
- a CDS encoding transcriptional regulator, giving the protein MTDLMVSGTGQRGVFAELPQTRRSAYFVDQIGVLHRQVRDLHESSASMRRDALVEDLDARQQEAAARDGVELLSVLSDSGLAWRDVAKLAGVTVPAVQKWRRGEGMSGARRLALARIVAMLDILGEHFVSDPASWLEMPVKDGVAISRLQLLAQGRFDLVLLLIADDTAPAVEVDRILDEYDADWRSTLIDDQFESFLASDGVVSIKVAAQA; this is encoded by the coding sequence ATGACCGACCTGATGGTGTCTGGAACAGGTCAGCGAGGTGTATTTGCGGAACTGCCACAGACTCGACGTTCGGCTTACTTCGTCGATCAGATCGGGGTACTGCATCGCCAGGTGCGCGACCTACACGAGAGCTCGGCCTCCATGCGGCGTGACGCATTGGTCGAGGATCTCGATGCTCGCCAGCAGGAAGCGGCGGCGAGAGACGGCGTCGAGCTGCTGTCCGTGCTGAGCGACTCGGGGCTCGCGTGGCGCGATGTCGCGAAGCTGGCGGGCGTGACAGTGCCGGCAGTGCAAAAGTGGCGTCGTGGCGAGGGCATGAGCGGCGCGAGGAGGCTCGCTCTTGCGCGGATCGTCGCAATGCTCGACATTCTTGGAGAGCATTTCGTCAGCGATCCAGCGTCGTGGTTGGAGATGCCGGTCAAGGATGGGGTCGCGATCTCGAGGCTCCAGCTCCTAGCGCAGGGTCGGTTCGATCTGGTTCTGCTCTTGATTGCAGATGACACCGCTCCCGCGGTCGAAGTCGATCGGATACTTGATGAGTACGACGCCGATTGGCGTTCGACACTCATTGACGATCAGTTCGAAAGTTTCCTCGCAAGCGACGGCGTCGTCTCCATTAAGGTCGCTGCGCAGGCGTGA
- a CDS encoding TIGR04255 family protein, producing the protein MVRGTFQKHSPTRTFRLQKYLDNAENAAYSDAMRGGLERWKRGVESRGVRQAIGYALEGISDAHLQHSPSIDALEAYSAASNSTVSRFIVASGRIGSDELTAGGLRVWLTGHDPITGEERGHQRLSPDADLLLDGTLNHPKSYSIAALLHPELAAEFEALQDRLRDRILLTWQTELNARRGHGGLIREEITRIEVVELRHRRSRALDPHIHRHLWLNIKVLGVDGKWSNLDSRVAMKLHTVVNAEGELATRTDPAWIAALARHGYTLDNTGEIAKLASAIRRVSRRSAQIEGNRARLTAEWSAAHNGSAPSSEVLQQIDRRAWAVSRPNKPTDLDEALWEARVHDEIAAIDPDLTIPRAAISVAATAPHAVALDLLAAQAVVDADERSTSCGGRFSIFDIRAGAIRALSRTGVVAERDRLDGVITEITERATRSAHRLVTDDPPAHVKAFMATETVRAKVRLAGRLDVLARPGRSLLLGELQRFARNEELSTLDASQRVAACAIAGTDGLVTVTGPAGAGKTTMLRAAFGALTSHRRQMLVVAPTRKAASVASREVGAAASSIHALLSGHGYRWGTDEAGAKVWTRLRVGELDPSMGAVYGGPTHYVLRSHDRIVVDEAGMVDLQTANVLVDLAIEQGVGLAFVGDTRQALPVGHAGAMGSAIRHANAAVELDTVHRFRDPDYAALTLRLRDAGDRERALAVAGELADQGHVDRVDHLDGARERMIDAYFEWHARGKRVTLVSGTNAEADAINDAIQQRRVDEGELDSRVSWGMGQQRILVGDTVQTRRNDRLTGLENRAQWTVRDIRDGYVPLISVSDSGEVRRVFTEYAREHLQLAYASTVHGVQGDTAAASVVGPDVDAAGLYVGLTRGRLSNVAIVVARTDAAARECLAESMQRGTPELTMQDAVRAAQAELRRAARNREATMATGPVVGAPSAGARARHVEPTSGDEESSILLAHASSVALATARIVRRYLQRCERPAADHVAERSDGCIFGFSFSSIAVMSTTPPYPNAPIALAIVELRGPESPPLTRAEILSLKRAVQSTLPLFATERTRGFSMEFGPAGVRPVDGGEQELVKFMTRSRRTCVTFTTTSTIIETTDYKGWSDFKRFLEVGLSARQDIAPMDGLVRLGIRIIDEVRVPNNSRPDWADWLDPSLLAPRVKSSGSELQLKQQQAVVQYGGHDRGETITVRYGAMDGPPAVTSAPNLIRPNLPAPGSYFLIDTDAAWEITDGEELPAVTSPGVVGLADKLHAPMKEIFESFITDRLRKEVFA; encoded by the coding sequence CCGGGGAAGAGCGCGGCCATCAGCGGCTAAGCCCCGACGCCGACCTACTGCTCGACGGGACACTCAACCACCCGAAGTCGTACAGCATCGCCGCGCTGCTACATCCCGAACTCGCCGCCGAGTTCGAAGCGCTGCAGGACCGACTGCGTGACCGCATCCTGCTCACGTGGCAGACCGAGCTCAACGCGCGGCGCGGGCACGGAGGGCTCATCCGCGAGGAGATCACCCGCATCGAAGTGGTCGAGCTGCGGCATAGGCGCTCACGCGCGCTCGACCCGCACATCCACCGTCACCTCTGGCTGAACATCAAGGTCCTCGGTGTGGACGGCAAGTGGTCGAACCTCGACTCGCGCGTCGCGATGAAACTGCACACCGTCGTCAACGCCGAGGGCGAGCTCGCCACCCGCACCGATCCCGCCTGGATCGCCGCGCTCGCCCGGCACGGATACACGCTCGACAACACTGGCGAGATCGCCAAACTCGCCAGCGCTATCCGACGCGTCTCGCGTCGGTCGGCGCAAATCGAAGGAAACCGCGCGCGCCTAACCGCGGAGTGGTCGGCGGCACACAACGGATCTGCACCGAGTTCGGAGGTGCTGCAGCAGATCGATCGGCGCGCGTGGGCGGTATCGCGTCCGAACAAGCCGACAGATCTCGATGAGGCGTTGTGGGAGGCGCGCGTCCACGACGAGATCGCAGCGATCGATCCGGATCTGACCATCCCCCGCGCAGCCATCTCCGTTGCTGCAACAGCCCCGCATGCCGTCGCCCTAGATCTGCTCGCGGCACAGGCGGTCGTCGACGCGGACGAACGGTCCACATCATGCGGCGGGAGGTTCAGCATCTTCGACATCCGCGCCGGCGCAATACGCGCGCTCTCGCGCACCGGCGTCGTTGCGGAGCGCGACCGGCTCGATGGCGTGATCACCGAGATCACGGAGCGTGCCACGCGTTCCGCCCATCGGCTCGTTACGGATGATCCGCCGGCACACGTGAAGGCGTTCATGGCGACGGAGACCGTACGCGCCAAGGTGCGTCTCGCCGGCCGCTTAGACGTGCTCGCCCGGCCGGGGCGCTCCCTGCTGCTTGGCGAATTGCAGCGGTTCGCACGGAACGAGGAGCTGTCGACACTGGACGCGTCGCAACGCGTTGCCGCGTGCGCCATCGCGGGCACGGACGGGCTCGTGACGGTGACCGGCCCCGCCGGCGCGGGCAAGACGACGATGCTGCGCGCTGCCTTCGGGGCGCTCACTTCGCATCGGCGGCAGATGCTCGTCGTTGCTCCCACGCGGAAGGCGGCATCGGTGGCGTCTCGCGAGGTCGGGGCCGCGGCATCCAGTATTCATGCCCTGCTCTCGGGTCACGGCTACCGATGGGGCACCGACGAGGCCGGCGCGAAGGTGTGGACCAGGCTTCGCGTGGGTGAACTAGATCCCAGCATGGGCGCCGTGTACGGCGGACCAACGCACTACGTGTTGCGTTCTCACGATCGGATCGTCGTCGACGAAGCCGGCATGGTCGACCTGCAGACGGCGAACGTCCTCGTTGATCTCGCGATCGAGCAGGGTGTCGGGCTGGCCTTCGTGGGTGACACGCGTCAGGCGTTGCCGGTCGGACATGCGGGCGCAATGGGTTCCGCGATCCGGCACGCGAACGCTGCGGTCGAGCTCGACACGGTGCACCGGTTCCGTGATCCCGACTACGCGGCGCTCACGCTGCGGCTCCGGGATGCTGGTGATCGCGAGCGTGCGCTGGCGGTTGCGGGCGAGCTTGCCGACCAGGGTCACGTCGACCGGGTCGATCATCTCGACGGAGCGCGTGAGCGGATGATCGACGCATACTTCGAATGGCACGCGCGCGGCAAGCGGGTCACGCTGGTATCCGGCACGAATGCTGAGGCGGACGCGATCAACGACGCCATCCAGCAGCGGCGAGTCGATGAGGGAGAGCTCGACAGCCGCGTCTCATGGGGAATGGGGCAGCAGCGCATCCTCGTCGGCGACACGGTCCAGACCCGTCGCAACGACCGGCTAACGGGCCTCGAGAATCGCGCCCAGTGGACCGTGCGTGACATCCGCGACGGGTACGTGCCTCTTATCTCCGTGAGCGACAGCGGCGAGGTGAGGCGTGTCTTCACCGAGTACGCGCGCGAGCACCTGCAACTCGCCTACGCGTCCACCGTCCACGGCGTGCAGGGCGACACCGCCGCTGCGTCGGTGGTCGGGCCGGATGTCGATGCGGCGGGACTCTACGTAGGCCTCACGCGCGGTCGGCTGAGCAACGTCGCGATCGTCGTCGCGCGGACGGATGCCGCGGCCCGCGAGTGCCTCGCCGAGTCCATGCAGCGCGGCACGCCGGAGTTGACGATGCAGGATGCTGTGCGCGCTGCCCAGGCGGAGCTGCGTCGCGCGGCGCGGAACCGGGAGGCGACGATGGCTACGGGGCCAGTGGTTGGGGCGCCGAGTGCGGGGGCGCGGGCTAGGCATGTAGAGCCCACCTCGGGCGATGAAGAGTCCTCGATTCTCCTGGCGCACGCCTCTTCCGTAGCTCTCGCCACCGCCCGCATCGTCCGACGCTATCTCCAGCGGTGTGAGCGTCCCGCGGCTGATCACGTTGCTGAGAGAAGCGACGGTTGTATTTTTGGTTTCTCTTTCAGTAGCATCGCAGTGATGAGCACTACGCCGCCGTATCCCAATGCTCCCATCGCTCTGGCAATCGTGGAACTCCGTGGCCCGGAGTCCCCTCCCCTCACCCGGGCGGAGATCCTTTCTCTGAAGAGGGCAGTGCAATCGACTCTGCCGCTCTTCGCGACGGAGCGAACGCGCGGCTTCTCGATGGAGTTCGGACCGGCTGGTGTCCGACCCGTAGATGGGGGCGAACAAGAACTCGTCAAGTTCATGACCCGGAGCAGGCGGACGTGCGTCACGTTCACGACCACATCGACGATCATCGAGACCACCGACTATAAGGGTTGGAGCGACTTCAAGCGCTTCCTCGAAGTTGGACTATCGGCTCGACAGGACATCGCACCGATGGATGGGCTCGTCAGGCTCGGTATCCGCATCATTGACGAGGTTCGCGTACCGAACAATTCCCGACCCGATTGGGCTGATTGGCTCGACCCGTCGCTCTTGGCGCCTCGGGTCAAGTCGTCAGGTAGTGAGCTACAACTTAAGCAACAGCAGGCGGTGGTGCAATACGGGGGACATGATCGGGGAGAGACCATCACAGTGCGCTATGGCGCCATGGACGGACCCCCAGCAGTCACAAGTGCGCCGAATCTGATTCGGCCGAACCTTCCGGCGCCCGGTTCTTACTTCTTGATCGATACCGACGCGGCTTGGGAGATCACGGACGGGGAGGAATTGCCTGCGGTCACCTCACCGGGTGTCGTCGGTCTCGCCGATAAACTACATGCACCGATGAAGGAAATCTTCGAGAGCTTCATTACCGATCGACTTAGGAAGGAAGTGTTCGCATGA